The following DNA comes from Candidatus Zixiibacteriota bacterium.
CGGGGGAATGACATAAATGGATAATCATCGAATCAAAGTCGACTTCTGAAATCTAATCCGGAAATATCTATGAAGCAAAAAACAGAACACAGGTGTTTATAAAGATATTCTAACGGCTTATTGTTTTATATGTTATGGCTTAAGCAAGTTTCATTTATTGTGTATTAATTGGAGAATTCTATTGAAAAAGCCGGACAGTAGTGATATGTTGTAGTAAGTTACCTTGTGCTGTCGTAAAATTACTTCCGACAAGTCTGGTAGATGATACTATCTATATCGGATTATAATTTATAAATAATGCGGGTTAAGTATATTCACAAAAACACTTGCAATAACCCCACAAAATCATATAAATATTAGGGAATAGAATAAATATTCGGACGTATTAGATTGGGAGAGAAATACATAGATAAGACGATTAACGCCCTTAGTGATAATGAGCTAATGGAGAAGCTGACTGGTGGAGACAAATCAGCTTTGACGGAACTTATGAAACGGTACCAGGTTAAAGCATTAAACTACGCCTATCGCTATCTCGGCGATTTTGACGACTGTGAGGACGCCGCTCAAGACTGTTTTGTGAAAATCTATGCCAACCGTCAGCGATTCGATAAAGGAAGACCGTTTGCGCCCTGGTTCTATACGATTCTAACCAACTGCTGCCGCGATAGGCTCCGTCATCGAAGCGGTTTTGCCGATTTAGTTGAACGGTTCACAACTCATAAAAGCCTGAATGAAAGCGAAAC
Coding sequences within:
- a CDS encoding RNA polymerase sigma factor codes for the protein MGEKYIDKTINALSDNELMEKLTGGDKSALTELMKRYQVKALNYAYRYLGDFDDCEDAAQDCFVKIYANRQRFDKGRPFAPWFYTILTNCCRDRLRHRSGFADLVERFTTHKSLNESETENSHSDTMELFNNALMKLPPAKREILTLRFTEDLSYQEIAETLGISQGTVMSRLFRARKELEKILKTMGIHR